The genome window AGACGAGATTGCAGAATTTGCCGCAGTCCTTTGTTGTCCAGCTTGAAGGCCGGCCGACAGCGTTTACGACGCAGACGATAGAGCTTACCGGCTTCGTGTGCACTGTAGGCTCCCTTGACGAGATTGCGCTGGAGTTCCCTGCTGATCGTCGAAGGGCTTCGGTTCAGGGCTCCGGCAATCTTTCGGATTCCGTATCCCTGAGCACGAAGGCACAGTATACTTTCTCGTTCTGTTGCTGTAAGATGAGGGCAACCCATGGGTGTCAGTCTCCTTCGCTGTTTGTGCTCTGCAAACTCATTCTAGCGAGTAACTGCCATCTATGGGCTTTTTTATCTTCTCTCACCTCCTACTGTTGCGTTTAGATTGTAAATCCAAGGGAACAAAAAATATGTTGAACCCCCCAGAGCCATATGCCTTGGTGGTTGGGATTTATTATGTAGTTTCGTGGCCGATTTTCGTTTTGTTTCGATACTATTTTCTCCCTTCCCATTGGTTTTTGTGGATGAAATTTGCTGCTGGTTTTTTGTACGGAGGGATTCTTGGTGTCCTTGTTTCGTTGTTTTACTCTGCGTCAAGGGAGCAAACGATAGTTGTCATTGTGTGCGCGGCGATTTCGGTAATGGCCTTGATAGGGCGTCGTGATTAAGTTTGAATCTTGATTTAAGAAGGACGTGCTTAATTGTATGTTACGATTTCTGGGATGTTAAGGTAGGGAGAGTCTTATGTTGCGCAAATTAAGGAAGATAATTTACACGAAAAAGTATGATTCTCCGGAAGATCAAATGGTAAATTCAAATGCCTTTTTGTTTTATTTTTATTTATCCTTATCATTGTTGGTTTTTTAATTAATAGATTAGTTTAAAAGTTTGAGATGGAGAGATTTTAAGTCAATGAAAGAAAATAAAAATCCATCTCCTGGATGAAATTGCGGGACATTATCCAAAGTATTAGATGTACAGTCCCATGTTATGATGGAACAGAGAATCTGTACAACTAGCCTTGAAAAGTTCCGAAAAAGTTGAGGCCAGCATCTCATTTGCCTCTTTCAATGAAAAAGCCCCTTCGGAGAGGGGCGTGTGGTTCAACAAGATTTCTGATGAAAGATTAGCCTTTGTCCTTTTTGGTTTCCTGCACCTTCCACCAGATCAGGTATCCGCAGATGACCGTTGCACTGCCCGCGATCCAATACCCTAGCGTGGGTTCGCCGGCTTTGATGTAAAAATAAGCCATATAAAATCCTGCCAAGGTAATTGCTATTGAACCTAACTGACCAACCAGCCCGATGATGAAGCTGAAAGTTAAACTCCAAAACTCACGACGGACCTCTTGTCGATCCATAAAAATATAATGTTTTTGAGCTTCCTGGGCCAATTCCACAATTTCTTGCGCTGTACCGGGTCGAATTTTATCGTACGATTCGAGCACCTTTGGCGGCGGCAAGGGGCCTTGATAAATCTGCTGCGTAACCAACATTTCTTCCTGAGGGGTCGCAGGCCGCTTCATCTTGGGCATCAGACCGGCCCCATATTGCTTGAAAGTTCTGGGTATTTCTTTTCTACGCCTGTAATTCCGGCATAAAGAGCCTTCCCAGCCGCAGCAAACGCTCCTGCCGGGGATACGTCGCGTACACCTTTGGAACGAGCGGCATACACCACGTTTTCCATATATCGGCGTGCGGCTGTTCCGTCAATGTCAAACATGCATAAAGCAGCAAGGGTTGTAATTCGTATCCGTGAGTTTTTCATGGACATCCCTCCTCGCTCATTGTATCACCCCAACCTAATTGGGGGTAGAGACAGGCCTCGCTACGGCCGCCTCAGTATCTTTCCCTCGCTGGACCCATAAGGATGTCCATAAGCGTTTCGAATGCTTTTTCTCACAGGCCGCGCTCGTCCCACTTTTTGATGGCGTTGTCTATTCCGCGCACTGTGGCGATGATCCGCTTGCTGAGCGCCCAAGGAGTCCGCCCGCCACGTGCGTCGTCTCCTTGGCGAACTTCCTCAGTCCATCCCCTTGTTCTCTCCATGGCCCGTTTGCTCAGCCGCCCCAGACGCTCGATGCTGCCGCCGATCTTGTCCAGCGCTGTCGCCCGGTAGCGGTAGTCGCTGACGAAAAGGTTGGTGAAATCCCTCACGAACACCAAGGGGGTGGTCCTGTACTAAGAAATTGAATGTGGCGTGGATACTGCAAGCATTTTTTAATATGAAATTCTCCTCTTCGAGCGAGACGCTGCGCTTCTGTAGAGCCTTGACCTGCTTGGCAGCCATGACGATATTGTCGTCGATCCAGACCTCCGAATAGGCTTTGATCCAGTTGACGGTTGCGGTTTGCTGCCTTAATCCCCAAGGCGATTCTTTCATGTTGCCATTTTTTCTTTGCCTTGACCATCAATTCATCAACTGGCCTGTTGAGGAATCGCCTGAAGGAGGAAAATATGAGATAGAGCGTTTTGTTTCCACTTTTTCGCCCTACTGTTATTCAAGGCCCGCAATGAGGTTTGGTAAAATCGACCGATGATATACTAAAAAATATGTTTTTTCTGAGGCCCTCGCCTTGTATGTGGCGTGCCGTAAAATCCGGCGTCATGTCTTGGCTTGTGTTGCGGGCAGGGAGTCGGAAGGGCCGAATTTTT of Fretibacterium sp. OH1220_COT-178 contains these proteins:
- a CDS encoding helix-turn-helix domain-containing protein — its product is MGCPHLTATERESILCLRAQGYGIRKIAGALNRSPSTISRELQRNLVKGAYSAHEAGKLYRLRRKRCRPAFKLDNKGLRQILQSRL
- a CDS encoding DUF2335 domain-containing protein, which translates into the protein MPKMKRPATPQEEMLVTQQIYQGPLPPPKVLESYDKIRPGTAQEIVELAQEAQKHYIFMDRQEVRREFWSLTFSFIIGLVGQLGSIAITLAGFYMAYFYIKAGEPTLGYWIAGSATVICGYLIWWKVQETKKDKG